The genomic window TTAGGAGTGATGTATACCCATTGTTCTTCCTTTGTTAAATTACTTATGATCACAAAAGCTTCATTTTGATATAAATATGCATCTTTTATCAAATTCGAATAATCGCCACGTACATCAAGACGTTTACCTTTTACTTCAGCCCAAAGTTCATAAAATTTAATCATCTCTGTAAATACCCACTCCTCACTATCACCGGATAATTCCTTTTCTTGTCGCATTAATCTCCATGGATATGGAACATGCGTTCTCCCCCATTCAGCTTTTAATAATACAAAAGGTATGCTCTTTAAAATCTGATGAGGTCGTTGCATAAACTGCATCAACAGAGGACTAAACGATTTCATAAAATGCCAATCTCGTTCTTTGGTCCATTCTTTCCATTCTGTCGCATGATCCCTGCCCCCATATTCCGATATTAACATAGGAATTACATGACCGTATTTAAAATGACTATAGGAGTTCATCAAATCGAATGTAGCTTCTAACCTACCTCCAGAAAACGTGACTGGACCTTCGAAAGAAGCCCCATTATTCTGATGATGTCTATTAAAATCATAGATATGAATAGAAATAAAATCCATTTCATCACCACAGTGGTCATAAAATAGCTTCATCCTTTCATTCCAACGATTAAAATTATCAAGATCATAAAATGGAAATGCAGCTGTATAACCCCCAATTTTCACCTCTGAATTAAAGTTCTTTATCTCTTTAGCCACCTCATTATGAAAATCGAATACATCAATTACCTCAACAGTGTCATGATCTGCACCATCAATAAGTTCGTATAGCGGTTCGTTAAGCACTTCTAAATACTTTGGACGTTTCTGTCCCATTGTTGGCTCCTCATTTTCCTCTCTATAAAACTCGTTTAAATATCTCCCCATGTACTCTCCTACTGCCTGTGGACCAGCAATATACCAACCTTCATTAGGATTTTTGAAGGGTTGTGTTTTCTGGCCTGGCCAAAATGGATGTATCTGACCACCAATCATTTCGTCTACATAGTTATCGTACTGATGTAAATCGGTGGCTTGTTGACCGAAGTTTAAAACACTCTGATAATACCCTTGCTTTATCAAATACTCAGGGTCTACAAAACCTTTTCGAGTAGGGTCTTCCGTTGCCTGATTCATATACCAACCCAAGGCACCATTATTTCGTCCCAATGAAACATCCAATTCATGGAAAAGATAATTCATTTCTTCCGGATGATTACGAATATCATTATTAAATAAAGATTCGTGGATTGTGATATACTTACTTCTATCAAACGTATTAAATGTGTCTACTTTATAAAGTGTATTGAAATAGACGTCTATATTTTCTTGTGCATTTGCTGTCAGAGAAAATAACCCAAAAAGTAAAAAACAGACAATTATTTTATTATACATAACCTGATTATTTATCTATTGTTTACTTTGTTATTCTTGTATTTATCGATCCTTTCCATTGCCGCCCCTTCGTACTTTCTTTGTAATTGCCAACGAGGTCGAGCCAATGTTAATTCCCATTCGAAAAGCATTTTATAGTACTCCTTAATTTTTTCAGGATATTGATCCGCTAAGTTATTTACTTCTGATAGGTCAGATGATAAATCATACAATTCTGCAGGACGATCGGGAAAACGTAAAAACTTCCAGTTACCATCTCTAATCGCTCCTCTATTTTCCTTTTTCCAATAGAGTGTTTGATGTGGAACCTCAGATTTATCTCCTTTGAAATAAGGTAAAAGATTCACACCATCTATCCCTTCTAAATTTTCAACTTCCCCACCTCCTAAAGCGTAACATGTAGGCAAAAGATCTAAAGTACTCACTGAGGGAAGATACTCGCCAGGAAATTTCTTATTGTTAGGCATATGAAAAACAAAAGGTACTCTAATCCCTCCTTCATAATGATTTGCTTTTGTTCCGCTTAAAGGTGAATTATCAGAAGCATTAGCATCGGTAGGGCCTCCATTATCGTTGGTATAGATGATGATAGTATTTTTATCTAAACCACTCTTTTTTAAATGATCAAAAATACTTTGACAAGCCTTATCCATGGTGAATGTCATGGCTGCTAATTGCTTACGTTTACCTTCCAATTCAGGAAATTCATTCAAATCTTCCTCTTTTGCATGCATTGGCGTATGCACAGCATTAAATGATAAGAATAAGAAGAAAGGTTCTTTTTGATAAGCATCTATAAACTGAATAGTTTCCTCTGCAAACACATCTGTGAGGTAGCCTTCTGGTTCTTCAAAGTGTTTAAACCCTCTTTCCATTCGATCTTCTTTTCTATGATTTGGGTTACTATCATCAAAAGGCCAGTAACTTCTAGCACCTCCTCTAAAGCCATAGAAAAAATCGAAACCTCTTTTAGAAGGATGGAATTGATCTGTATTCCCCATATGCCACTTCCCGATAATGCCTGTTTTATATCCAATTTCCTGCATATAATTGCCTATCGTTTTCTGATCCAAAGGCAAACCCATATCGTCATCAGCTAGCTGATAATTTTGCATGTAACCCGGTACATTGTTCTCTTCGAAACCAAATCTTTGTTGGTATTTCCCTGTCAGTAAAGCCGCTCTAGAAGGACCACAAACAGCCCCTGCCACATAGGCTTGCGGACAAACAATACTCTGAGAAGCTAATTTATCCAAAGCCGGTGTTTTCATCACCTTGCTGCCTTGAAATCCGAAATCAGCATACCCTGCATCGTCAGATAATATTAATATGATATTGGGTTTAGTTGAATTTGTTTGTGCATTTAAGTTTCCAATTAAGCATAATAAGGAAAGTAATAATAATATGTATTTCATTTTATTTCGCTAAAAGTGTAATCAAAAAAGTGTTATATTTAATATATGTTTGCTTAATTTGAATGATGTAATATCAATCTAAAGATTAATAGTTAAATGATCAATTGAATGCACATTTACCACCTTTTTTTGTCATAATACATCACTTATTCTTTTACACTTCAGAAAAAAGACGAGACTTTCTCAATTTCTTTAGAGAACTTCTCGTCTTCCTACTTTTAAGCTTCAATCGCCTCCTCAAGGCTAGATTTATATTCAATTTTTAGTTTATTAAAATGAAGGTTGGGATACTTTTCTTCAATCATTTTTCTCCCTGCCTTTACCGTATTTTCAAACCATGGTAGATTCTGTGGTAGAATCTTTACATGGTGTCTCAAATCAAATTTTTTGTACATATAGGTTTTCCAATTCACAAAGTACCACTCCATAGAAGGCTGATGAAAAATACGTAGCGATTGCTTATCGAAGATAAATTTCTTCACTTTCAATTTAGGATAAGCCCTTGTGATAAATTGAAAAACCTTTTTGAAATCATCAATTGGGATATAATCAATTAATGCTTCGCAGATAAGGACTTTCTTCTTAGGAAGGTAAGTCACTTTGGTATAATCATCTTTATAAAGCACTTCTGTGTGCTTATCAGTAGTTGTTTCTGTAAGTAACATATGGTTGTGTGTTTGATGTTAAAGTTGGATTCCCATCACAAGGATATCATCTATTTGTTGTCGTCCGCCTTTCCATTTTTCCAATACTTTTTCCAGTACCTTAGATTGGTTATCTATAGGGAAAGCAGCTATTTTGCTCAATAATGCTTTGAAGTTTTTTCGTTTGAACTTCTGATTTTCCTTGCCTCCAAACTGATCTAAATATCCATCTGAACTCAAGTATATCATATCATTTTGTTGGTATTCTAATTCTGAAGAGGTGAGTTTAAATACCCTCGTTGTTTTTTGACCAATAGAATAGTTCTCCCCTCTTAATTCTACCACCTCCTGTTCTACATTTTTATAATGATAGATTTTCTGATGAGTAGAACAATAGTGCAGCTTATTCGTCTTCATATTGATAGAGCAAAGGGATATATCCAATCCATCTGCATTCTTTTTTGAAGAACTGTCTTTATTTAGATAATCAAATAATCGTTCATCAAGATTTATAAGTATTTGATGAGGCAACAAGCCAGTAAACTCTCTTACAATATCATTTAATATCGAATTGATAATTACAGTCATAAATGCACCCGGAACACCATGACCTGTACAATCAATTACAGCAAAATATTTGTAGGTAGTGCTCTCATAAAACCAATAAAAATCGCCACTTACAATATCTTTTGGCTGATAAAAGATGAAGTGTGAATCAAATATATCTTTTATTTGATGATCCGGTAAAAGCATTTTTGACTGAATACTTTTCGCATAGCGGATACTTTGATACATTTTCTCGTTCACTTGTTCCACTTCCTGCTTCTTCTTTTCAAGTTCTTTGTTGGCATCGTTCAGATAGTTCACCGTCATCTCCATCATTTGTTGCTGGGCGGCATTCCGTTCTTCAAGAACTTTAATCTGATTTAAGAATTGTTGTTTTTCGGTAGTAGTTATTGTAGAGTTAATATTCATGGTGTTATGTTTTGCTTACCATTGGAAAACTCTCTAACAATCAAATTGTTTAAACAAATATTTACAATACAATAATAAATCATTCATTTTGAGAGGAATAAAAAAGAAGGCTGCCTCCATGTACAGAGACAGCCTTCTGGAATATCAACTTTAATTGATGTTATATCACAGTGGATTATTTAACAACAATCTTGATTTTATGATCAACCGAATTTCCTTTGATATTTAAGAAATAAACACCTGATGGAACACCCGATACACCTAATTCATATACACCATTAACTGCTTCAGAAGACGAAAGCATTTGCTTGCCTTCCAAAGTATACAATGTGATGCTGTAGTTTCCATTTGCTAAACCTTTGATATACACCACATCTGAAGCAGGCATTGGATATACTGTTGGAGCAACTGTCACATCATCGATACTTGTAGGTTCTTCTGAGTTTTCA from Flammeovirga yaeyamensis includes these protein-coding regions:
- a CDS encoding T9SS type A sorting domain-containing protein, which codes for MYNKIIVCFLLFGLFSLTANAQENIDVYFNTLYKVDTFNTFDRSKYITIHESLFNNDIRNHPEEMNYLFHELDVSLGRNNGALGWYMNQATEDPTRKGFVDPEYLIKQGYYQSVLNFGQQATDLHQYDNYVDEMIGGQIHPFWPGQKTQPFKNPNEGWYIAGPQAVGEYMGRYLNEFYREENEEPTMGQKRPKYLEVLNEPLYELIDGADHDTVEVIDVFDFHNEVAKEIKNFNSEVKIGGYTAAFPFYDLDNFNRWNERMKLFYDHCGDEMDFISIHIYDFNRHHQNNGASFEGPVTFSGGRLEATFDLMNSYSHFKYGHVIPMLISEYGGRDHATEWKEWTKERDWHFMKSFSPLLMQFMQRPHQILKSIPFVLLKAEWGRTHVPYPWRLMRQEKELSGDSEEWVFTEMIKFYELWAEVKGKRLDVRGDYSNLIKDAYLYQNEAFVIISNLTKEEQWVYITPKMLGDDTLKNIEEKQLFFDGTTPQLETKSHLIREAIPIALKEEATAIIKLSFDREIQPSEETKEHQYYSSNLIQEIHQNQKVQYSFDQVDLSNEYQGILRISLGRGLERNSQPKVWVNDELIENVSEVVGQTQRLRGQIFTMIEAVIPKELLQTNNKVEIAFDDDGGYISSVILKVLNSTTPFDYQPPTGIDNSELNGIKIYPNPVSDRLEIKLNNKVKLPCPVSFMDISGHILKEMTLYKHHSNIDISNLPKGIYLLNIHGKYIKKVLIN
- a CDS encoding PP2C family protein-serine/threonine phosphatase — encoded protein: MNINSTITTTEKQQFLNQIKVLEERNAAQQQMMEMTVNYLNDANKELEKKKQEVEQVNEKMYQSIRYAKSIQSKMLLPDHQIKDIFDSHFIFYQPKDIVSGDFYWFYESTTYKYFAVIDCTGHGVPGAFMTVIINSILNDIVREFTGLLPHQILINLDERLFDYLNKDSSSKKNADGLDISLCSINMKTNKLHYCSTHQKIYHYKNVEQEVVELRGENYSIGQKTTRVFKLTSSELEYQQNDMIYLSSDGYLDQFGGKENQKFKRKNFKALLSKIAAFPIDNQSKVLEKVLEKWKGGRQQIDDILVMGIQL
- a CDS encoding sulfatase-like hydrolase/transferase gives rise to the protein MKYILLLLSLLCLIGNLNAQTNSTKPNIILILSDDAGYADFGFQGSKVMKTPALDKLASQSIVCPQAYVAGAVCGPSRAALLTGKYQQRFGFEENNVPGYMQNYQLADDDMGLPLDQKTIGNYMQEIGYKTGIIGKWHMGNTDQFHPSKRGFDFFYGFRGGARSYWPFDDSNPNHRKEDRMERGFKHFEEPEGYLTDVFAEETIQFIDAYQKEPFFLFLSFNAVHTPMHAKEEDLNEFPELEGKRKQLAAMTFTMDKACQSIFDHLKKSGLDKNTIIIYTNDNGGPTDANASDNSPLSGTKANHYEGGIRVPFVFHMPNNKKFPGEYLPSVSTLDLLPTCYALGGGEVENLEGIDGVNLLPYFKGDKSEVPHQTLYWKKENRGAIRDGNWKFLRFPDRPAELYDLSSDLSEVNNLADQYPEKIKEYYKMLFEWELTLARPRWQLQRKYEGAAMERIDKYKNNKVNNR